The Haloarcula rubripromontorii region ACAAGAACGTCCTGCAGTTCCTCTCGTGGGAGCAACTGGGACATCGCCTTCGCCAGCATCGACTTCCCCGTTCCGGGGGAGCCGATCATCATCACGTGGCGGCGCTGTTTGGCCGCCTTCTTGATCACGTCACGGGCGTGGTCCTGCCCGATGACCTGGTCGACGAGTCGGTCCGGGACTTCGATGTCGGCGGTCGACTCGATGTCGAGACCGCCGAGGAGGTTCTCCTCGTCTCCCTCCAGATCGGACTCGCCGTCAACTTGGACATCGCTTCCGAGTGTCGTTTCGGACGTTTCTCCCTCGCCGCCCCATCGGTCCTCGGATGGCTCGTCGGCTGAGGGGTCAGAGGCAGGTTCGTCGGGGTCCTGTTTGGCCCCGTTGGTCGACGCCTCTTCCTCCCCAGCGTCGGATGCCTCCCGGTCGGGGTCGGGAGTCGCGTCGGTGTCGGTGTTGTCGCTCATACAAACGTTGCTAACATACTCACGGAAGGCCTGTCGACTGATATACTTTCTCCCCGTGTCGGTTGTTGCAACACCCCTGAAAACGCAGTACAGCGCCCGAATTGGGTGGGGCTGTATTCCGGCAGTACCGCGTCGTCGGGTTTATCAAACCACCACACCCACTGGGGAATATGCGTGGGTTCTACATCGGTCGCTTCCAGCCCTACCACAACGGCCATCACTCGATGGTCGAGCGCATCGCCGAGGAAGTCGATGAACTCGTTCTGGGCATCGGAAGCGCCGACGATTCACACACCACACACGACCCCTTTACCGCCGGTGAGCGGATCATGATGATCACGAAGGCCGTCGCGGAGTACGACCTGACGACCTACGTTGTCCCACTTGAGGATATCAACCGCAACGCCGTCTGGGTGAGCCACGTCGAGAGCATGTGCCCGGACTTCGACGTGGCCTACTCGAACAATCCGCTGGTCGTCCGCCTGTTCGAGGAAGCCGGCATCGAGGTCCGCCAGTCACCGATGTTCGACCGCGACCGGCTGGAGGGCAGCGAAATCCGACAGCGCATGATCGACGACGAGTCCTGGCGCGACCGAGTCCCGCCGTCGGTCGTCGAGGTCATCGAGGAGATTCACGGCATCAAGCGCCTCCAGCACGTCTCTGACAGCGACTCGCTCGAACGGTACGCCGCCGCCGACGAGTCGGTCGAGCAGTCTATCGAGGACCTCGACGACTGATGATTACGCTCAGTTCCGACTTCGGATCGCCGTACCCAGCGGCGATGAAAGGTGTCATCTGCCGGGCCACCGACGCCCGTATCGAGGACATTGCTCACGATTTTCCACGGCAGGATGTCAGAGCGGCGGCTTTCTGGCTCACGCAGACGCTCCCGTACTTCCCGCCGGCAGTCCATTGTGTCGTCGTTGACCCGGGTGTCGGGACCGACCGGGACGCACTCGTCGTTCGCGCAGGCGAGCACGCGCTCGTAGGTCCGGATAACGGCGTTCTCCTGCCGGTCGCTCGCGAACTGGCTGCAAACGAGACCGACACAGCGGACGCGTTCGAGGTGTTCACCTGGGCCTACGACGACCCGGCGAGTACGACGTTCCACGGGCGGGACGTGTTCGCGCCTGCCGCGGCGGCCGTCCACGACACCGGCGTCGACAACCTCGAAGCGCGGACAGAAACTACCCCGACCGATGACTACGTCGACCTCCGGTTTCCGGCGGCCTCTGTCGACGGGGACGACGCGACCGGTGAGGTGCTCGTCGTCGATGACTTCGGGAACGCCGTGACGAACATTCCCGGCGAGGTCCTCGCCGACCGATTCGGTGGCACAATCGAAGTCGACGGCCGCGACGCCCCGGTCTGCCGAGCCTACGCCGCCGTCGACCGGGGGCAGCGACTCGTCACTGTCGGCAGCCACGGGAACGTCGAACTCGCGGTCAACCGCGGTCGCGGCGACGAAGCGTTCGGTGTCAGTGCCGGAGATACTGTGGCCCTGTCGCTGTGAGAACGCGTTACTGCTCGGCGGTTTAGGGACGCCAAAAGATCGGTGGTGTTAAGTCTTTTAGGTCACCCTAATCGTCTGTATGCCACAGAGACGTGACTTGCTGAAGACAGTGGGGATCGCTGCGACGGGACTACTCGCCGGGTGTCCCAGCCAGGGGTCGTCAGAATCGAACACGGCGGCGGACACCGAAACGACAGAACAGGAAGCGACCGCAGGCACAGACAGTAGCGGCGAAAGCGGCGTTTCGGTCGGGCCGATGACCGCTGTCGCGACTGAGTGGAACGTCTACCGGGCGCGGCTGTACGACGCCGTCGCGCTGGGCCGGGCCGGTGCGCCCAGTGCCGGGGCGACCGTCGCACAGAACATCTTCGCCCGCTTCGAGGGCGCATCCGGTGAGTACGGTGCCCACGAACAGCTCGAATCTACGTCCAAGGCGGCATACGAGGGGTTCGAAGAGGCACTCGGCGCGGTCCAGTCATCGCTGTCCGAGGGCGACGTGTCCGGAGCCGTGTCGGCCGCCAACGAGGCGTCGGGCCATCTCCAGACGGCCCAGCAGGCCGCTGCCGGACAGCGGGCCACCAGAGTGTTGGACCTGCTCTTGCTGGGCAGTCGGGCGAGCAACGCCGCCATGGCCGGGACCCTGGGCGCTTTCGAGGGGGCCGCCACTATCGCGGAGGAGACGATGACAGCGTTCGAGGACGGGCTGGTGTACAGCCAGATCGAGGAGGCAGACGCGGAGTCGTACGAAGCCTTCGAGACGGCACTGGCCGGCATCGGGTCCGCTGCGGGCAATGAAGACGCAAGCGGCGTCACTGAACAGGCCCGTGCCGCGCTCGATGCGACCGTTTCGGGCGCGTATGCACTGGTTCAAGCGGAGTCGGTCGCCGGTGCGGGCCACCTCGCGACGATGCAGGCCCGCGGCTGGGACGCGGCTGCACTCGCCGCAGGCGGCGGCGTCGGGGCGGACTACGCCCACGCGACGACACTGAACACGTACCGGGCTCGCGTCCACGACGCCGGATGGCTGGCTCGGGCCGGCGAGACAGCCACCGCGGCAACGATGGTCGAAGACGTGTTTGCCCACTTCGAAGGCGCGGCCGCCCACGACGCCCTCGAAGAGGCGGACGGCGAGGCCTACGAAGCGTTCGAGTCCGGTCTGTCGGACCTCTCGTCGGCCATCGAGAACGAGAACACCGAGGGAGTCGCGTCGGCGGTCGAGACGGTCGACACCAACCTCGTTACCGGCATTGCGGCACTGGCCGGCGGCAACGCGCCGGTCCTCCAGTCGGGCTTCTTCAGAGCCCGCTTCGCCGACGCACGCGAACTGTACCGCCAGGGCAACGCGGAGCAGGCGGCGACGCTCGTCTCGGACCTCTTCGGCCGGTTCGA contains the following coding sequences:
- a CDS encoding DUF5059 domain-containing protein, whose product is MPQRRDLLKTVGIAATGLLAGCPSQGSSESNTAADTETTEQEATAGTDSSGESGVSVGPMTAVATEWNVYRARLYDAVALGRAGAPSAGATVAQNIFARFEGASGEYGAHEQLESTSKAAYEGFEEALGAVQSSLSEGDVSGAVSAANEASGHLQTAQQAAAGQRATRVLDLLLLGSRASNAAMAGTLGAFEGAATIAEETMTAFEDGLVYSQIEEADAESYEAFETALAGIGSAAGNEDASGVTEQARAALDATVSGAYALVQAESVAGAGHLATMQARGWDAAALAAGGGVGADYAHATTLNTYRARVHDAGWLARAGETATAATMVEDVFAHFEGAAAHDALEEADGEAYEAFESGLSDLSSAIENENTEGVASAVETVDTNLVTGIAALAGGNAPVLQSGFFRARFADARELYRQGNAEQAATLVSDLFGRFEKNQLDFHETLEETSEDLYHRFEEEHLAGLQSAYENGEDDAAGTHHDGVLAALLEFESAHSAAVASGSGATYMAGLTFDAAATSTLGNADRAAATAQEALAFFESGAAGYHEALEDANEDLYHRFEDEALGGVISAANDGGDVYAAAKTFYGAAIESVTAVVGSSSGETGAAAASIVSDVFATFENAAVHDKLENADAAAYEGYEAALNDYVAGLESGSTDGATAFADAARTAAFAVVGAVDSAPSGSGGHGGEESEETESSLSGGPNVVEGVPEDADHVVDMQAVAFNPEELTVSVGDKVAWKHAGGEAHNVVAYEEELPEGATYWASGGFESESAAREGWENGKGAVQSGQSYVHTFETAGEHGYFCVPHEAAGMVGTVVVEE
- a CDS encoding SAM hydrolase/SAM-dependent halogenase family protein; this translates as MITLSSDFGSPYPAAMKGVICRATDARIEDIAHDFPRQDVRAAAFWLTQTLPYFPPAVHCVVVDPGVGTDRDALVVRAGEHALVGPDNGVLLPVARELAANETDTADAFEVFTWAYDDPASTTFHGRDVFAPAAAAVHDTGVDNLEARTETTPTDDYVDLRFPAASVDGDDATGEVLVVDDFGNAVTNIPGEVLADRFGGTIEVDGRDAPVCRAYAAVDRGQRLVTVGSHGNVELAVNRGRGDEAFGVSAGDTVALSL
- a CDS encoding nicotinamide-nucleotide adenylyltransferase, producing the protein MRGFYIGRFQPYHNGHHSMVERIAEEVDELVLGIGSADDSHTTHDPFTAGERIMMITKAVAEYDLTTYVVPLEDINRNAVWVSHVESMCPDFDVAYSNNPLVVRLFEEAGIEVRQSPMFDRDRLEGSEIRQRMIDDESWRDRVPPSVVEVIEEIHGIKRLQHVSDSDSLERYAAADESVEQSIEDLDD